The Streptomyces tubercidicus DNA segment CAACACCTCGCACTCCGGCGGCGCACAGATCTCCCTCGCGGACCTGATCGTGCTCGCCGGCGGCACCGCCGTGGAACACGCCGCAAGCAACGCGGGCATCGACATCGAGGTCCCCTTCACCCCGGGCCGCACCGACGCCTCCCAGGACGAGACCGATGTGGAATCCTTCACCGCCCTCGAACCGGCCGCCGACGGATTCCGCAACTACGTCGCCAAGGGCAACCGGCTGCCCGCCGAACATCTTCTGCTCGACAAGGCCAATCTGCTGACTCTCAGCGCGCCCGAGATGACCGTTCTCGTCGGCGGGCTGCGCGTCCTGGGCGCCAACTACCAGCAGTCCCGGCTCGGGGTCCTCACCAGCACCCCCGAAACCCTCACCAACGCCTTCTTCGTCAACCTCCTCGACCTCAACACGACGTGGCAGGCCAGCTCCGAGGACGCCCACACCTTCGAAGGCCGCGACGCCGCCACCGGCGAGGTCAAATGGACCGGTACCCGCGCCGACCTGGTCTTCGGATCCAACTCCGAACTGCGTGCCCTCGCCGAGGTGTACGCCAGCGATGACGCCAAGGAGAAATTCGTGCGCGACTTCGTGGCGGCATGGCACAAGGTGATGAACCTGGACCGGTTCGACCTCGTCTGAAGGTGACGGACGGCGTCCAGGCCGGTCGGCCCACGTGGGCCGAGTGGTGCCGGCCGGCCTGGACGCCCCCTTCCGAAGGACCGCAACAGCTCTACCGCCCCGGCCCGCCCACGCCCATCAGACCCTCGCTCGGCCCCCGGGGCGCCGACGGCACTGGGCAATGGCGGTGCGGCGTGGCACGATCTCGTGGGTGAGCAGCAAAGCCGCCCCGGCGCCCCATCTGCGCGATCTCGCGCTGCTGCGGCGCGTCCGCGACCGGATCGATCGCGAGTACGCGCAGCCGCTGGATGTCGAGGCCCTCGCACGCGGCGTGAACATGTCAGCCGGGCACCTCAGCCGCCAGTTCCGGCGTGCCTACGGTGAGAGTCCGTACGGCTACCTGATGACACGGCGTATCGAACGCGCGATGGCGCTGCTGCGGCGCGGTGACCTCAGCGTCACCGAGGTCTGCTTCACCGTCGGCTGCTCTTCGCTGGGCACCTTCAGCAGCCGCTTCACCGAGCTGGTCGGTATGCCGCCCAGTGTCTACCGGCGCCAGGCCGCACAGGCGACCGCGGGCATGCCGTCCTGCGTGGCGAAACAGATCACCAGACCGGTCAGGAATCGAGAAGCGCCGGCTCCGCCCCGCCTCTAGCGTGACTGCCATGGACATCGCCATTCACGCAAGCTTTCTGCCCCATAACGACCCCGAAGCCGCCCTCGCCTTCTACCGCGACACCCTCGGTTTCGAGGTCCGCAACGATGTCGGATACCAGGGGATGCGCTGGCTCACCGTCGGCCCCGTCGGCCAGCCCGGCACCTCCATCGTTCTGGCACCACCGGCCGCCGACCCCGGCATCACCGACGACGAACGCCGCACCATCACCGAGATGATGGCCAAGGGCACCTACGCCGCGATCCTCCTGGCCACCCCGGACCTCGACGACACCTTCACCCGACTGCAAGCCGGCGACACCGAGATCGTGCAGGAACCCACCCAGCAGCCCTACGGCATCCGCGACTGCGCCGTCCGCGATCCCGCAGGCAACCTCATCCGTATTCAGGAGCAGACGTCGGCCACGCCGCCGCGTCGGTCCTGAATCTCACAGACACCACCCCCACCCCCACCCCCACCCCCACACCCACACCCACACCCACATCCACGGACCTACGGCACGGGCGCGGGCGGGCGGCACCGACCGTCCCGCTCCCGCGCCCTCCGCCCCGGCCACCGACTCTGCAAGGCCGCGCAGGTCAGACCGAGCAGACCGAGCCCCACCGGCACGAACCACCAGCGCAGCCCCGCGTCACAGATGGAGACACGATGAGCATGGCCCCGAGGACTGACACACCGGCGCAGGCGCCCGCGGCCCACGTTGCCGACCGGCACGATCTGATCCGCGTGCACGGTGCGCGGGTGAACAACCTCAGGGACGTCAGTATCGAGATTCCGAAGCGGCGGCTGACGGTGTTCACCGGCGTCTCCGGTTCGGGCAAGAGCTCGCTGGTGTTCAACACGATCGCCGCGGAGTCGCAGCGGCTGATCAATGAGACCTACAGCGCCTTCGTACAGGGCTTTATGCCGACGCTGGCACGGCCCGAGGTCGATGTGCTGGAAGGGCTGACGACCGCGATCATCGTCGACCAGCAGCGGATGGGTGCCGACCCCCGTTCCACGGTCGGTACCGCCACCGACGCCAACGCCATGCTCCGCATCCTCTTCAGTCGGCTCGGAAAGCCGCACATCGGCCCGCCCAGCGCCTACGCCTTCAACGTTCCCTCGGTCCGGGCCAGCGGTGCGATCACGGTCGAGCGCGGCGCCAAGAAGACGGTGAAAGCGACCTTCTCGCGCACCGGTGGTATGTGTGCGCACTGCGAGGGGCGGGGCACGGTCTCCGACATCGATCTCACTCAGCTTTACGACGACTCCAAGTCGATCGCCGAGGGCGCGTTCACCATCCCCGGCTGGAAGTCGGACAGCTTCTGGACGGTGCGGGTGTACGCCGAGTCGGGGCTGCTCGACCCGCACAAGCCGATCCGTGAGTTCACCAAGAAGGAGATGCAGGACTTCCTCTACCGGGAGCCGACCAAGGTGAAGGTCGAGGGCGTGAACCTCACCTATGAGGGGTTGATCCCCAAGATCCAGAAGTCGATGCTGTCCAAGGACAAGGCGGCGTTGCAGCCGCACATCCGGGCGTTCGTGGAGCGGGCGGTCACCTTCACCACCTGCCCCGAGTGCGATGGCACCCGGCTCAGCGAGGGGGCCAGGTCGTCGAAGATCAAGCGGATCAGCATCGCGGACGCCTGCGCGATGGAGATCAGGGATCTGGCCACATGGGTCGGCGGGCTTGCCGAGCCGTCAGTGGCACCGCTGCTCACGGCGCTGCGGCAGACCCTTGAGTCGTTCGTCGAGATCGGTCTGGGCTATCTGTCGCTGGACCGGTCTGCGGGCACGCTGTCGGGCGGTGAGGCGCAGCGCGTCAAGATGATCCGCCACCTGGGCTCCTCGCTCACCGACACCACCTACGTCTTCGACGAGCCCACCGCGGGCCTGCACCCGCATGACATCCAGCGGATGAACGACCTGCTGCTGCGGCTGCGGGACAAGGGCAACACGGTGCTCGTCATCGAGCACAAGCCGCAGACGATCGCGATTGCCGACCATGTCGTCGACCTCGGCCCCGGCGCCGGTACTTCGGGCGGCACCGTCTGCTTTGAGGGCACCGTCGAGGAGCTACGGGCCGGCGGCACCATCACCGGCCGGCATCTCGACGACCGGGCCGCCCTGAAGGAAGCCGTGCGGACGCCCACCGGCACGCTGGAGATTCGCGGCGCGACGGCGCACAACCTGCGCAATATCGATGTCGATGTCCCGCTCGGGGTGCTCTGTGTGGTCACCGGCGTGGCGGGCTCCGGGAAGAGTTCGCTGCTGCATGGTTCCGTCCCGGAGTCGGCGGGTGTGGTGTCGGTGGACCAGACGCCGATTCGCGGCTCGCGGCGGAGCAACCCGGCGACGTACACCGGACTGCTCGAACCGGTCCGTAAGGCATTCGCGAAGGTCAACGGTGTGAAGCCGGGGCTGTTCAGTGCCAACTCCGAGGGCGCCTGCCCCACCTGCAACGGCGCCGGCGTCATCTACACCGACCTGGCGATGATGGCCGGGGTCGCCACCACCTGTGAGGACTGCGAGGGGAAGCGGTATCAGGCCGCGGTGCTGGAGTACCGTCTCGGCGGCCGCGACATCAGTGAGGTGCTGGCGATGTCGGTGGCCGAGGCCGAGGAGTTCTTCGGCGACGGCGAGGCGCGCACACCGGCGGCCCACCGGATCCTGCAGCGGCTCGCCGATGTCGGGCTCGGCTACCTCAGCCTCGGCCAGCCCCTCACCACACTGTCCGGCGGCGAGCGGCAGCGGCTCAAGCTGGCCACCCACATGGCCGAGAAGGGCGGCGTCTATGTGCTCGACGAGCCGACCGCCGGTCTCCATCTCGCCGATGTCGAGCAGCTGCTCGGCCTGCTCGACCGGCTCGTCGACTCCGGCAAGTCGGTCATCGTCATCGAACACCACCAGGCGGTCATGGCGCACGCCGACTGGATCATCGACCTCGGCCCCGGGGCCGGCCACGACGGCGGCCGTATCGTCTTCGAGGGCAGCCCCGCCGATCTCGTCGCTGCCCGCTCCACCCTCACCGGGGAGCACCTCGCGGCTTATGTCGGCAGCTGACGGACCGACGAGGGCGGCCGCGGCTCTCGGTCCGCCGCGAGCAAACACGGCGTCGCTGCTTCTGAGGCCCAGGCATGTGGCCTCAGTGCGCAGGTTTCATGATCATCAAGTGCTCGGGGTCAGGGACCGTGACGAAGCCGACCTTGGCGTAGACCTCATGGGCATCGAGGGTGGCCAGGAGCGTCCGCTTGAGGTTGTACGGGGCCAGGTGGTCGCGGACAGCGGCGGCCAGCCAGGTGCCGAGGCCCTTGCCGCGGTGCGTGGGGGCGACGTAGACATCGCAGAGCCAGGCGAAGGTCGCCAGGTCGGTGACGACACGTGCGTAAGCGACCTGGGCACCGCGGTCATCGTAGAGACCGAAATTGAGAGATCCGCGGATGGACTGCTGGACCGTTTCGCGGCTGCGGCCCAGTGCCCAGAACGCGTCGGTCGAGAGCCAGTGGTGCACCAGGTCGATGTCGAGGCGGTCCGGGTCGGTGGCGACCTCGTAGCCGTCTTCCCTGCGAGTGATCATGGCCAAGGATGGTAGGTCCGAGGGGTGCCGGGCAGCCAGCAGTTTTGTGGTCTGCCCAGGCACCTTGGCGCTTGTTCAGGGGCCGACGGCCTACAGGACCACCGACTCGACGAGCTTCGCCATGGCCTCGACGGCCGTCTGCTCATCGTCCCCCGTGGCCACGATGAGGATCTCCTTGCCGTGGCTCATCTCCAGCGTCTGCAGGCTGAACAGGCTCTTCGCGCTGGCTTCCTTGCCATCGACCTGGAACAGGATGTCCGAGGCGTAGCCCTTCGCTTCCTGAGCAATGCGCGAGGCCGGGCGCACCCGCACACCGCCCGGCGAAGCGATGGTTACGGTCGTCTCCGCCATGAATGACTCCTCCAGCCGACAGCTACGTGAGCCGACGGCGCGATCTGGTCATCCGCCGTCCGGGCGTACGCCACGTCCGGAGGATGCTCTCCCACCGGGCCCACCCTCGTACGAAGTCGACGGTAGGGCAACTGCGGTGTGGCTGTGGGGTGTTCCTCGCATTGCGATAAAGCGCTTCCTTGCTCCGCGTCAGCATTCTCTGCGTCGGCTGTCTCTGCGTCGGCTTCATCTGCATCGGTGTTCTCTTCGTGCGCGCGGTCAGTTCACGGCGAGGACCTCGCGGGCGGCTCGTTCGCCGGAGCGCACCGCGCCCTCCATCAGGCCGTGCATCAGGGTCGCCGATTCCGTGTTCGCCCAGTGGATGCGGCCCACGGGCTCGCGCAGTGCGCTGCCGTAGTTGGTGAGTGTGCCCGGCGGGAAATGGGCGACCATCCCGCCCAGTGACCATGGCTGTTCGGACCAGTCGGTCTCCAGGTACGCGGTGGGACGGCGGGCCTCCGGGCCGAATCGCTCGGCGAGCGCGTCCAGCCAGACCGCTTTCCGCTCCGTGGGGTCCAGGCGGCCGATCCGTACGGCCCCGTCCCCGAACGCGTAGCTGCTCAGCACACCCGGCTCTCCCGAGCGGGGAGTCTGATCGATGGTGATCGGGACGGGTGACTGGGGCGCGAGCGTCTGGCCGGACAGCTGCTGGCCCCGCCAGAACGGCTCGGAGTACTGCGTGTGCACCCGGATGATCGCGCCGGGCACCAGGCGTTGCCGCAGGTGGCTGTGGGCGGCGGGCAACGGCGGGTCGAAGAAGATGCGGCCGGCGAGCACGGGCGGCGTGGCGACGATGACGCGTCGTGCCCGTACGGCGAACGCGTCCGAGGTGACCTCTACGTCGGACGCGTTCTGGACGATCCGCCGGACCGGGCTGGACAGGTGCACCGCCGCGCCCAGGCGCGCGGCCATCCGCCGGGCCAGTTCGGGGGCTCCGCCGTCCACCAGGTGGGATTCCGTCTTCCGGGAGTCGGTGTAGTAGCCGAAGCCGGCGCCCCCGCCGCCGCGTGCCAGGACAAGTGC contains these protein-coding regions:
- a CDS encoding helix-turn-helix transcriptional regulator: MAVRRGTISWVSSKAAPAPHLRDLALLRRVRDRIDREYAQPLDVEALARGVNMSAGHLSRQFRRAYGESPYGYLMTRRIERAMALLRRGDLSVTEVCFTVGCSSLGTFSSRFTELVGMPPSVYRRQAAQATAGMPSCVAKQITRPVRNREAPAPPRL
- a CDS encoding VOC family protein: MDIAIHASFLPHNDPEAALAFYRDTLGFEVRNDVGYQGMRWLTVGPVGQPGTSIVLAPPAADPGITDDERRTITEMMAKGTYAAILLATPDLDDTFTRLQAGDTEIVQEPTQQPYGIRDCAVRDPAGNLIRIQEQTSATPPRRS
- a CDS encoding excinuclease ABC subunit UvrA, which encodes MSMAPRTDTPAQAPAAHVADRHDLIRVHGARVNNLRDVSIEIPKRRLTVFTGVSGSGKSSLVFNTIAAESQRLINETYSAFVQGFMPTLARPEVDVLEGLTTAIIVDQQRMGADPRSTVGTATDANAMLRILFSRLGKPHIGPPSAYAFNVPSVRASGAITVERGAKKTVKATFSRTGGMCAHCEGRGTVSDIDLTQLYDDSKSIAEGAFTIPGWKSDSFWTVRVYAESGLLDPHKPIREFTKKEMQDFLYREPTKVKVEGVNLTYEGLIPKIQKSMLSKDKAALQPHIRAFVERAVTFTTCPECDGTRLSEGARSSKIKRISIADACAMEIRDLATWVGGLAEPSVAPLLTALRQTLESFVEIGLGYLSLDRSAGTLSGGEAQRVKMIRHLGSSLTDTTYVFDEPTAGLHPHDIQRMNDLLLRLRDKGNTVLVIEHKPQTIAIADHVVDLGPGAGTSGGTVCFEGTVEELRAGGTITGRHLDDRAALKEAVRTPTGTLEIRGATAHNLRNIDVDVPLGVLCVVTGVAGSGKSSLLHGSVPESAGVVSVDQTPIRGSRRSNPATYTGLLEPVRKAFAKVNGVKPGLFSANSEGACPTCNGAGVIYTDLAMMAGVATTCEDCEGKRYQAAVLEYRLGGRDISEVLAMSVAEAEEFFGDGEARTPAAHRILQRLADVGLGYLSLGQPLTTLSGGERQRLKLATHMAEKGGVYVLDEPTAGLHLADVEQLLGLLDRLVDSGKSVIVIEHHQAVMAHADWIIDLGPGAGHDGGRIVFEGSPADLVAARSTLTGEHLAAYVGS
- a CDS encoding GNAT family N-acetyltransferase is translated as MITRREDGYEVATDPDRLDIDLVHHWLSTDAFWALGRSRETVQQSIRGSLNFGLYDDRGAQVAYARVVTDLATFAWLCDVYVAPTHRGKGLGTWLAAAVRDHLAPYNLKRTLLATLDAHEVYAKVGFVTVPDPEHLMIMKPAH
- a CDS encoding HPr family phosphocarrier protein, with translation MAETTVTIASPGGVRVRPASRIAQEAKGYASDILFQVDGKEASAKSLFSLQTLEMSHGKEILIVATGDDEQTAVEAMAKLVESVVL
- a CDS encoding flavin monoamine oxidase family protein; its protein translation is MEQVTADVCVVGAGFAGLAAARQLAGAGRDVVVLEARDRVGGRVWNRELPDGTVVSAGGTWLGKGQERMFQLCRELGLEVYPQYDEGDHLLCLDGRNRRHRGIPKTGPAALATLGMAFLRLNLMTRRLPLDAPWDARHARAWDARTLAQWLSHPLNVPSATAHTLLKSTMNLLFCADPAEVSLLGALVLARGGGGAGFGYYTDSRKTESHLVDGGAPELARRMAARLGAAVHLSSPVRRIVQNASDVEVTSDAFAVRARRVIVATPPVLAGRIFFDPPLPAAHSHLRQRLVPGAIIRVHTQYSEPFWRGQQLSGQTLAPQSPVPITIDQTPRSGEPGVLSSYAFGDGAVRIGRLDPTERKAVWLDALAERFGPEARRPTAYLETDWSEQPWSLGGMVAHFPPGTLTNYGSALREPVGRIHWANTESATLMHGLMEGAVRSGERAAREVLAVN